A stretch of Aureispira sp. CCB-E DNA encodes these proteins:
- a CDS encoding helix-turn-helix transcriptional regulator produces the protein MGISKTDIFTNEQNSMAQIAKALGHPARIAIVEFLLQQKSCICKDIVEEIPLAQPTISQHLRELKKVGLIKGNIEGNSVCYCLNPEPFKLLANYYQHILYSIQPMDDNCCSEKEKS, from the coding sequence ATGGGAATATCCAAAACAGACATTTTTACCAACGAACAAAACTCGATGGCACAAATAGCAAAAGCTCTAGGACATCCTGCTCGGATCGCTATTGTTGAATTTTTATTGCAACAAAAATCCTGTATTTGTAAAGACATTGTAGAAGAAATTCCCTTAGCCCAGCCGACTATTTCTCAACATTTGAGAGAGTTAAAAAAAGTAGGATTAATCAAGGGGAACATTGAGGGAAATAGTGTTTGCTATTGTCTTAATCCAGAACCTTTTAAACTACTAGCCAATTATTATCAACATATACTTTATTCTATTCAACCAATGGACGACAATTGTTGTTCTGAAAAAGAAAAATCATGA
- a CDS encoding DUF6428 family protein: protein MKLSTLKKHIANIDRIHFQLPDGSSVPSHYHVTEVGMIQKNFIDCGGTLREEKVINFQLWYSDDVDHSLQPQKLLDIIKLSEEKLSLEDLEIEVEYQAGTIGKYGLSFDGKHFLLINKMTNCLAPDKCIPQLGKQKLNLNDLIANQNACSPDSGCC from the coding sequence ATGAAATTATCCACCTTAAAAAAGCATATTGCTAACATTGACCGCATTCATTTTCAGCTACCTGATGGCAGCTCAGTTCCTAGCCATTATCATGTGACAGAAGTAGGAATGATTCAAAAAAACTTTATAGATTGCGGCGGTACATTAAGAGAAGAAAAAGTAATTAATTTTCAGTTGTGGTATTCTGATGATGTTGACCACAGTCTTCAGCCTCAAAAATTACTCGACATCATCAAATTATCTGAAGAAAAACTAAGCTTAGAAGATTTAGAAATAGAGGTAGAATACCAAGCTGGAACGATTGGCAAATATGGCTTGTCCTTTGATGGCAAACATTTTTTGCTCATCAATAAAATGACCAACTGCCTCGCTCCTGACAAATGTATTCCCCAACTAGGCAAACAGAAATTAAATCTCAACGATTTGATTGCCAACCAAAATGCTTGTTCGCCAGACAGTGGTTGTTGTTAA